In Saccopteryx bilineata isolate mSacBil1 chromosome X, mSacBil1_pri_phased_curated, whole genome shotgun sequence, the genomic window tctgcaCCTAAAGAATTTCCTTTATTTCGCTGCAGTCCCGAGGGAGGATTCTCCCCATTTCCCAGATTTAACAGGAGAGAAGCCTGCTTTTCTGGGGCAGGATGGAGAGGTTATAAATGAAAAAGCCGAGGTTACCCACTCATTGGTGGAAGGGGTGGAAAGCGGCCTTCACCCGGCCTTTCTTCTGCGGGTCCGCTTGAACTATGGCAAGGCAGACCCTAGCTACTGTCCCACGCTCTTCATTTCTCGGCTGGAGGCCGGCTATAATGACAGGTAAGCCAAGATTGGGGacattggtgtgtgtgtgagggggtgggCTGCGCGGGGACGCCTGGTATGCCGACTTTAGGCGCCGCTGCCTGAGCCCGCTGCGAAGCTTGGTTTCTAAGGGCCTGCGCCCTGGGACACGACGGGCCTGCGCATTTGGCCGAGGGTCCCCTATGCTCCCAGGGCCCGCgggccaggccccgccccccagcGGTACGGGCGGGCGCAGGGGCGGTGCTGGAGGAGTAGGGCGCCAGCGCACGGTGCTTAGTGCGCGCCACCGCCCCTCCTGGCCAGCTAGCCCGCTCGCCCTCCCTACTTCTCCTTGAACCGCTCTCATcgcccccaccccttctcctctcctctgcccgGCGACCGGGTGCGCGGTGCGGCACGACTATCGTGGCCTGGAGATCGGCGCACGGTGGTTGTGGCGCTTGAAGGTGGCGCGCCAGGCGTGGGGCGCGAGGCCAGACCTGGCGCCGAAGGGTGTTAAGGGGCGGGTAGCAGCCGAGCCCCCAAAGGAGAGCAGGGCAGGGGGGTACAGAGGTAATGGGCAGGACTGGACGCCCAGCTGCGAAGGGCGGGAGCTCCAGGCGCACTTCGGCCACAGCCTGGCAGCCACCAGGGCTCCCGTGGTGGCGGGAGGGCAgcggagaggggaaggagggaggaggagactaCTGGGCTGGGCCGGGGGAGCTTGGCCGACGGGGAGCAGGTGGGCGGGGACAGGGGCCCTGCTGAAAGAGACGCCGCAGCGTGGTGGCGGGCTGCTTGCGCAAGCTGGGCAGCCGCCTCTTGGGCCCGGAGAACGGTGAGGCCGTTTGGGTTGGGCGCCCCAGCCCTGAGGGCACGGTTGGGTGTCCAGGACCACTGAACTGGACTCAGGGCGCTGTTGGGGGAGGATCTGGAGGCCCGGCCGGGCCAAGGAGTTGGGGGTCTTGAGCAGACCCAGGAGAAGAGTGTTGCTGGGCTAGAAGCAAGAGTTCGTGGACTGGGTGCTGGTAGCGGGCTATGGAGGGCGAGTACAGGCACTTTGAGGGCTGGCATGAGTGGAAGGGGACAAGGAGGGTACAGCGTCTGATTTGGAGTATAATTTGGGAGTTCCGTATCACTGGGTGGGTTGATGAGTCGTAAGATTTGGAGATCACAGAAGCTTTTCAAGAGATCAGTTCTAAGTGAGGGAAATAAAAAGGTCTTGGATTTGGAGAAGTGATTTGAAGGCCATGTCTTGTGACTCTAGGTCTGATGGTCGCAAGTCCCCACGCGAAGGATTTTGGGAGCCATGTCCCAGAGTGCTATGATTTGGAAGCTACATACAGCCTAGGGTGGGGTTAAGGAAGGTCTTTGTGGtggccttccttcctttccaGGCCTTCAGGATTCAGCTGTGTTCCTGTGGGGAGTGGGTTAAAAATTCCTTTGGCCTACAATCAGCTTTACTGTATCCACCAGGGACAGGAGGAACATATACATGCGTGACTGCTGCAGCAATCTCTGTCGTGGAGCCCTCATGCTACCTCACTGTTGCCATAGTAACAGCCTATCGATGGTGTATTTATAGGGAAGAAGTAGGAGCTAcatttgggggagggagggggtagaggcctcatagcagcagcagcagcagcagcagcagcagtgacgTTGGCTACAGAATTGTTAATGGAGTGGGGATATGCCCTGTGAGCTGTTTGGTGGAGCTCCTGGCTTGTTTGAAGCTTACAAATGAATGATTTTTGCAGGTGTCTGATAGCACACATTTGGGCCTATGAGATGTGTGGATGTGCATTCCCAAAGTCAGATGTTTTGAGGAAGAGGCGCTACATGTAAGCTGTTATGTAATTTTCCATGTAAAGAGTAAAAGTGCTGCATTTTTCTTTGATAAGCAAAGAaacatctttttctatttttatttattattaaagccTTTACTCATTTTCTTCAAGCCCTGGCACCAAGGTTCCATTTTTCCTCAATCAAAACCTTTGTTCTTAGGCATGCCACACCCTCCTCTGGACACATGACCAGCATTGGCTCTAGAAGAACCTCAGAGATCCACAATGGAAGCATAATTTAGAGATAATAATCCATCTTCACTTTTTTAGAAATTGACAGTCAAAACTTCTCTCACGTCCGTTGGCAGATTCACATTTTGATAATTTGGGGTGAGAATGTTTTGAtgttcaaaagagaaaaaccctCTTGACATGGTGTTTTTGTAAATGGATATTAGACTTACTATTTGtcctttagttttaattttatttatgatttataaCCTACCTGTTTTCCAAAAAGATTACaagatatgttttaaatatatgtaagactctcaaaacagaaataaaaaagtatatacacATCACAGGTGCATAGCGTATGTGCTTAATAGCTGGACATTTTAGGGCACCTGTGCTTGATGGTCATCAGTGTTAATGCCCAACTTTCTGGCAGCCTAGGCAAAAGAGTGCACAACGGTTGCACTGTTCATGTGTCCTGTATCCAGTTAGTCTTAAAACCAGAGCTCCTGCTTGGGGAGGATAGCAGTGGGCTGATTGCTCCCAGATGTGAACAGTTTGGCTAGTGCTCAGAATAAATGCATgagtgggagtgtgtgtgtgttgaggagaACAGTGTGCTGTGGCCATGGTTTACATACTGGCTGGATAATTCCTGATTAGGAGCAAAGCTTTCAGTCAATAGCTCACATCAGAGGCAGCACTTGCATTGAGTTAGCATCTCAGTTTTGATTACATTAATCAATGTGTTGGTACTCTGCTGTGGTGTTCTCTAATGCAAAGACAGGAAAGATGACTGGTTTCAGGAGATCCTTGCCACTATGTCTGGTGAAAACGAATGTGGCAGGTCTCCTTGGTTTAGGCTATGACTTTTGAGATGGTTATTGTTGCCATGTTAAACTTTGCCACTGCCTACTTCTTAAACATGTACTGCCTATTTTCAAGGAATGTGCTTGTCATTAGAGGTATCTAGGGCTTGCCATTGTGAGCAAAAGTAGTTTACAAAATGGATCCTCTCTCACTGTTGATTTGCTTGACCTCACCTAAGTCCCAGTATTTCTGATATCCTTTCCAATTCAAAAGAGCACAGATTTCTTGAGGAAAGTGAGGAAGGAGGCTTGTTGgagttcttcttttttaaagtgaaaagtcAAAGTCGTACTCTTCTAGACTCAGAATATTCTTTGGACAAAGAGCTAGAACATTTGCTTTGGGCCCTACAGGGCCTTGGGGAGCTCTGGAGGAGAGCTCTGGGTCTATTAGGAAGCAGTAGAGCTATGAGTGGCCATACAGAAGATGTTGTGCCTCATGAGGTGCCACTTTGACCTTAGactaaaccaggggttgggaacctatgactcgtgagccagatgtggctcttttgatggctgcatctggctcgcagacaaatctttaataaaaataataataacattaaaaatataaaacattctcgtgtattacaatccattcatttcttaccgttcatgttcatggttgtgggtggctggagccaatcacagctgtcctccgggacaacaccaaatttttattggataatgtgtaacatacacgggtcattgtatggctatcacagaattacattttaaagtatgtggcgttcatggctctttccgCCGAAAAGGGACCCAACTCCTGGACTAAACCAATGGGGGTGTTTGTTCACATTCAAGGGCCAAGAGGGTGCCCTATAAGTTTTGGTGTGTGATTTCACTGTGATTCTGCTTTTCTCCTTTGCCAGGCAAGTGAGACGCTGAATCTGAGGGAGCACTATGGCAGGTGAGTTTTTCTGAGCATAGGCCAAGTGGCGGAGGGCCAGGCCTAAGGGCTAATGGAAAAAGTGCATATTTACCTTTCAAGTCCTTCCAAGCTTTCCTCTTCCAGGGTGTCCCTGTGGTCCCTGTTTGATTAGCTTTTTTTCTGGAGCATATGCTTACTTAGAGATGTACATCTACCCAGGCCCCTATGCAAAAAACTAATATGACAGGCCATGAAACTGGAGAAAAGTGCCTGCCTGCTGGCGAAGCCCTACCATCTTGGGCACAAGAGGGACTGGTTGACATGAGAACTAAGAAGTCTCACCTCTAGAGGAATATCAGGAGCAGATGTCACATATAATCTAACGTCTCAGGTCAGGCTTATGGTGGTGCATAGCTCATATTATTCCAGTCACCTCAACTGTAGCTGAGCTTCTCCCTTTGGAATAAGTAGATATGGCTACCACTCAATGACATTTTTGTGATCTGATGACACAGGTGGTCATTCAGGTAGAAAGAAGCCACCTTGATAGAGTTTTATAATGCTACTTGGTATTGGTTACCAGCATCAGCCTCAAAGAAGAATAAATCCTCATGATAAAGTCTCtgattttctcattttgatttgAGACAGGAGACACTGGGTGTTTTTTTCACTGATGACTACAGTATTCAAAATCTTTTATGTCTGTTCTTTCTATGCAATATGCACTCCCCATTTTCCTTCCTAGCACCAGAAACTTGAGTCTTGTTACGTCCACGGTATTCTAGGCAGATACATCACAGCATCACAGAAAGTCAGCTATTCCATCCCTGTTACAAAGGGCCAACTATGTCTGGGGTGGGGGTTAGTCAGCTGGCTTTGTCTTACTTCCCTCCATCATTGTGCATCTGTGTCTGGGTTGAGTCTGGTTTGAAAGAGCCCCTGGGAATCTCTTGATTCCAGGCCTCAGTGCAGCTTTCTCCTTAGTGTTTCTGGAAGCCAAGAATGCCCATTCGGTCCTGAAACGGTTCCCTCGTGCCAATGAGTTCCTGGAAGAGCTGCGCCAGGGTACCATCGAGAGGGAGTGCATGGAGGAGATCTGCAGCTATGAGGAGGTCAAGGAGGTGTTTGAGGACAAGGAGAAAACGGCATGTACCGCCCTGTGGCTGGGTTCTGGGAGCAGAGGTAACCTCAGGAATAATAAGAGCAGGTCCATGTGCCTCagatgaaacaaaagcaataaaaaagccAGCCCAGTCCAAGGCAGGACAGTTGAGGCCGTAGAAGAATAGACAACATATCCTTAGACTCCTACCTACTTGACTGTAGAGGCCTCCTCAGATGGGAATGTTGCTCTTTGTCCTTGGTACATCCCATAGACTCTCATAGTTCTGAGAGACCAGTCAGATGGGGTGATGTAGGCAGCAACTTTGCGGAAGGTCTCTGAGGTCCATCTGGGGCATGAGCACTTGTGTATAAGTGTAAGTGGTCTTTCTTCTTTTGCAGATGGAGTTCTGGAAGGGGTACCCAAACGCAGTCTATTCAGTCCGAGACCCTGCACAGAGCTCAGATGCCATGTATGTGGTGGTACCTCTTCTGGGGGTGGCATTGCTGATTGTCATTGCCTTGTTCATCATCTGGAGGTGCCAGCTACAGAAAGCCACCCGTCATCACCCCTCATATGCTCAGAACCGGTACTTAGCCAGTCGCGCTGGGCATAGCCTGCGCCGGGTCATGGTGTACCGAGGCACTGTGCATAGCCAGGGGGAGTCCTCTGGGCACCGGGAGGCAGGGAGCAACCCACAGGTGATGCCGGGGCCCAATCGGGGGGGAAGAACCACAGTCCGCCTTGAGAGCACCCTCTACCTTCCtgagctctctctctccagactATCTAGTGCCACTCCTCCACCATCCTACGAGGAGGTGACTGCGCCCCAGGAGAGCAGCAGTGAGGAGGCAAGTGTCTCTTACAGTGACCCACCCCCAAAGTATGAAGAAATAGTGGCCGCCAACCCTGGCTCAGACAAGTAGTGGAACTTGTGTTTTGTTTCGTATAAAAGCCTCTTTCAGGggtttcctattttctttttaactttttaaagaatgtgCCACCACAGAACAGCCTTAGCCTCCTTGTTGCCAAATAATTTACAAACTGGATTTGTAGGAGTCAGTTGTCAGAGACAGGTGGAGGGGCGTAGAGAACACACATGCCCCTGGAAAGAGTCACAGGCCAGAGAGCCCAGCTCTTCCAGAAACCCCCATGTCCCACCACCTTGTCCTTCTGTCAGGGACTAGCTTCTCTTATGCCAAAGGAATCACCCTGTGAAGCTGTCTATAGCTAGAATGTCTGTAGGCGTGGGCCCTGGGGCCATGCAGCTGGCTGGAGACCTGTCTGTATCTGGAAGCCTAAGCAacagagatgagggagaggagcCAGCCCTTCAGCATCATTTCCTCTTAACAGTCCTGTCCTTACTGTCCTGTCTTACATTTTGAGGACAAGAACGGGACTCAACAAAAAACAGAGTAGtaacaaacacaataaaacaaagcacTATAACCTAGGCCATTCATAGGGGGCCAAGAGAAATCAGTGATAAATCTGTGATACTTTTCTCTACCaatgcccacccccacccttctgATGAGGTTAAAAGGAATATCTAAAGCAACCTGGAAGGATAGGGCGTGTGAAGGATAAGGGGCAGGGATCTGGATGGTAGAGCTGCTGCCTCCAGATTGAGCAAAGGGACCTGCATGAACTTTACCATCATGGAATGGTAGCTCTGGTTCTGGTGTGCTTGGCCTCTCCAAGGCCTTGGCTCTCCAGACATGTGTAAGCTATGTTAAAACTGCTACCTACTGACATTGAGCCCAATCATAGTCCTGGAGAAACTTACATGGCTGACTCTGCCTTCAGAGTCCATGACCTCTGAATGGTTGTGGTACAGGCTGGGGCAGAAAgcctaagtttttttttccacatgagGTTGATTGGCCCATAGCATGATTACTATTAAGTTGGCCTTGTCAGCACTGTGGTCTACGGTTTTGAACTTTTAGGATACTTCCTTTTCATCAGTAGATACATTGAGTTGAACTTGAACTTTAGATGGCTCATTTCTCCTTAACAATTGTACCTACCTGGGGAGAAGACCCTAAAGTGTccctttatagatttttttttgttttgcaatgGAGATGGGGAAGCCATCTCCCTGTGGTAGAAGGCCCATCCAGGATTTGTCCTGTCATTGCCAGGTGCTGGTCTGTTTTTAGTAACCCCTTTCTGTGGTCCAGGAGCTGTCTACCTGTCCATATCTGTGAGATTTTGGACAACAGTGGGACAGAAGTGACCTATCTTTAATTTTCAGTGACCACACAAAAGATACCATTTCCCCAACCCCTTCATCTCCATCCTCCTGGCCTTGGTGCCAAATCACTTTTCCTTTGtggtgcttttaaaaatgtagcaAATTTTTGTGGGACCCAAAAGAGTCCATACCAGGATCTCTTGGCAACCACAGCAGtttaaaagaaactgagaagACAAGCTTCTTTCTGTTTAAACAGCTTTCCTAGGCAGGTATCAGACCTTTCTGTTTGAATGCAGCCCTGCTTTGTGGCCACAGATGATATCTGGAGGCCTGTTCAGTCCTGGACACTTGCCCTGAAACTTGCTTCATGTCAGAAGACTTGTGTTCTTATCCCAGTGACCCATCAGCTTGGATAACTGTGACTGGGGTTTTCTATCCTTCCCCCTACCTCACAGGCCTATTTGGAGGCTGACAAAGCTAGTGCCTGTGCAGTACGAATTGCCCTTAGGAAAATTGTAGAAATGTGTAGGTTATAGGGGACCAGTCTTAGTGGAGGCCTTCGTATTACTCTGATATTAAGTCTTAATCTGAGAAGTCAGTCTCCTGCCAGTTGACCCTTTCTGTCTACTCCACCCTCCCCTGAGAGCTCCCTAATGCCAGAGGTGCTGACCAGGGTGGTACTCccaactttcctttcttccttttttcctccctctggaTCCCTAGCACTACACTTCTACCCTTCCTCATGAAGGCATTTTTGGCCTAGAAAGCTCCTGCTTTTTTCATGATGGAGCCA contains:
- the PRRG3 gene encoding transmembrane gamma-carboxyglutamic acid protein 3; this translates as MAVFLEAKNAHSVLKRFPRANEFLEELRQGTIERECMEEICSYEEVKEVFEDKEKTMEFWKGYPNAVYSVRDPAQSSDAMYVVVPLLGVALLIVIALFIIWRCQLQKATRHHPSYAQNRYLASRAGHSLRRVMVYRGTVHSQGESSGHREAGSNPQVMPGPNRGGRTTVRLESTLYLPELSLSRLSSATPPPSYEEVTAPQESSSEEASVSYSDPPPKYEEIVAANPGSDK